One Acidobacteriota bacterium DNA window includes the following coding sequences:
- a CDS encoding FAD-binding oxidoreductase, which yields MSISRREFLEFLKASCAVAVLPAEAFTETGYGSQVQGNAKNNPVSEIFVNDVHSQLNRTRVARYFTPNTAQDLRAILRDAKQQRTPVSICGHKHSMGGQQFATDSFLIDMGSMNRVLDFDKTRGIVEVEAGIEWPALLDYLRKAQEGDSKQWGIMQKQTGADRLSIGGALASNVHGRGLKFKPIIDQVESFTILNHAGELVKCSRQENSELFRLVIGGYGLFGMVISVKLRLWERKKVQRVVEIRDTRDIPQMFEQRIKDGYLYGDFQFATDSSRESFLSRGVFSCYLPVDPLTPITENPTRFHPRDWERLTYYTHKYKKRAFDVYTRRYLATSGQIYWSDSQLSAAYVDNYHEALDRRLGAKLKATEMITEIYVPREKLVAFMMDARRVLRAQNANVIYGTVRLIEKDTESFLAWARESWACVIFNLHVTHNTEGIEQAANSFRSLIDLAIKHNGSYYLTYHRFARREQVERCYPQFKEFLQLKLKYDTQEVFQSDWYRHYKKMFEMESV from the coding sequence ATGTCAATTTCACGTCGCGAGTTTCTTGAATTCTTAAAAGCTTCTTGTGCAGTAGCCGTGTTGCCTGCCGAGGCGTTTACTGAAACCGGCTACGGTAGCCAGGTTCAAGGCAACGCAAAAAATAATCCGGTTTCGGAAATTTTTGTCAACGATGTGCATTCGCAACTCAACCGCACTCGCGTGGCAAGATATTTTACGCCGAACACCGCGCAAGACCTTCGCGCAATTCTTCGGGACGCTAAACAACAGCGAACCCCTGTAAGCATCTGCGGGCATAAACATTCGATGGGTGGGCAGCAATTCGCCACCGACAGTTTTTTGATTGATATGGGTTCAATGAACCGGGTCTTGGATTTCGACAAAACGCGCGGCATCGTCGAAGTCGAAGCCGGAATCGAATGGCCCGCGCTGCTTGATTATCTTCGCAAAGCGCAGGAAGGCGACAGCAAACAATGGGGCATCATGCAAAAGCAGACCGGCGCTGATCGGCTGTCAATCGGCGGCGCGCTTGCTTCAAATGTTCACGGGCGGGGACTCAAATTTAAACCCATCATTGATCAGGTCGAGTCGTTTACGATTTTGAATCACGCGGGCGAATTGGTGAAGTGTTCGCGTCAGGAAAACTCAGAACTCTTTCGGTTAGTTATTGGTGGCTATGGGCTGTTTGGCATGGTAATTTCCGTGAAACTGCGTTTATGGGAACGCAAAAAAGTTCAGCGCGTGGTTGAGATTCGCGATACCAGAGACATCCCGCAAATGTTTGAACAACGCATCAAGGATGGTTACCTGTACGGCGATTTTCAATTCGCCACCGACAGCAGCCGCGAAAGTTTTTTAAGTCGTGGGGTATTTTCCTGTTACCTGCCGGTTGACCCATTGACGCCAATTACCGAAAACCCGACGCGCTTTCATCCGCGAGATTGGGAACGCCTGACTTACTACACCCACAAATACAAAAAACGCGCCTTCGATGTTTACACCAGGCGATACCTTGCAACCTCCGGGCAAATCTACTGGTCTGATTCACAGCTTTCGGCGGCTTATGTTGACAACTACCATGAAGCCTTAGACCGCAGGCTCGGCGCAAAACTGAAAGCGACGGAGATGATTACGGAAATCTATGTGCCGCGCGAAAAACTGGTCGCATTTATGATGGATGCCAGGCGCGTGTTACGCGCGCAAAATGCCAATGTGATTTATGGCACGGTGAGGCTGATTGAAAAAGACACCGAAAGTTTTTTGGCGTGGGCGCGAGAAAGTTGGGCTTGCGTGATTTTCAACCTGCACGTCACGCACAACACGGAAGGCATCGAGCAGGCGGCGAATTCTTTTCGCTCTCTGATTGATTTGGCGATTAAACATAATGGCAGTTATTACCTGACCTATCACCGCTTTGCGCGGCGCGAACAGGTTGAACGATGTTATCCGCAGTTCAAAGAATTTTTGCAACTGAAGTTGAAATACGACACGCAGGAAGTATTTCAAAGCGACTGGTATCGCCACTACAAAAAGATGTTTGAAATGGAAAGCGTTTAG
- a CDS encoding GntR family transcriptional regulator gives MVQSPPAMRIWLSKNSEVPVREQLATQITLGIISGDLKPNQKLPSTRELSHRLQIHQNTVSAAYRDLAERGWVEFHKGSGVYVRELDASLASDATLELDRLIANLIQTARAKGYGMREIAARIKHWIEAQPPDHFLLIEPDEGLRRILVAEIEQATGFRVLGSTIEACAKNLAGAAPVALYSRTEQVRAALPVGASCLFLHMRSVPEALEGQARPEAEDLITVVSHWEELFKWSRTVLVAAGIDPETICFRSAGVDDWQKGLQQSWLVITDALTAEQLNTDCNYRVFRILADSSLDELRKFKDFLSKPLT, from the coding sequence GTGGTTCAATCACCTCCCGCTATGCGAATCTGGCTCTCGAAAAACAGTGAAGTGCCGGTGCGCGAACAACTCGCCACGCAAATCACGCTTGGCATCATTAGCGGCGACCTCAAACCCAATCAAAAACTGCCAAGCACACGCGAACTTTCGCATCGTTTGCAAATTCATCAAAACACCGTGAGCGCCGCTTATCGCGATTTAGCCGAACGCGGTTGGGTCGAATTTCATAAAGGCAGCGGCGTTTATGTTCGTGAACTTGATGCCAGTCTCGCCAGTGATGCAACGCTTGAACTCGACAGGTTAATCGCAAACCTGATTCAAACGGCGCGGGCGAAAGGCTACGGGATGCGCGAAATCGCTGCGCGCATCAAACACTGGATTGAAGCCCAACCGCCTGACCATTTTCTATTGATTGAACCTGACGAAGGGCTTCGCCGGATTCTCGTGGCAGAGATTGAACAGGCGACAGGCTTTCGCGTGCTCGGTTCAACTATTGAAGCCTGTGCTAAAAATTTAGCAGGCGCAGCGCCCGTCGCGCTCTATTCGCGTACCGAGCAGGTTCGCGCCGCGCTCCCCGTCGGTGCGTCCTGTCTCTTTTTGCATATGCGTTCGGTTCCCGAAGCCTTAGAAGGACAAGCGCGTCCTGAGGCTGAGGATTTAATCACCGTGGTGTCGCATTGGGAAGAGTTGTTCAAGTGGTCGCGCACCGTTTTAGTTGCCGCAGGGATTGACCCCGAAACCATCTGCTTTCGTTCGGCAGGTGTTGACGATTGGCAGAAAGGCTTACAGCAAAGCTGGTTGGTGATTACTGATGCGTTGACTGCCGAACAACTCAACACTGACTGCAACTACCGCGTCTTTCGCATCCTCGCCGATTCATCGCTTGATGAACTCCGAAAATTCAAAGATTTCCTCAGCAAACCGCTTACTTAG
- a CDS encoding S9 family peptidase, with the protein MIRLFRLNLAFSCLLIIVLSLPVPLFAADKRNLTEMDLFKFVWIADPQISPDGSRVAFVKVWVNQKADRYESALWITSTADGQPRQLSAGPRDASPRWSPDGKMLAFIRSPEKEGRPQPPQIYLMTFEGGEAQPLTEIPRGAGSFDWSPNGKMIVFQSSEEMKKAKPASEGSSKEKPTERTSDVRVINRATYRFNGAGYLNAQSRSHLWTVRIPTVPGEISTPNQITRGNFDEGNASWSPDGSRIYFTANRVVETYYEQPRTDLYSINSDGSDETKVLSFAGGMRNYAFSNDGKRLAFTGALSEKPALSYKQPDLFVADNSLGATAKNLTANYDFDIGGGIGGDQRAPRGGAPGGVIWSKDDRFMYVNVAEHGRANLKRIDAASGKVDILTKGDHEVQAYTASADGSKFVALISNSVNIGDLFLLETASGKLTQLTHINNELFSTLNLTHPEEIWYTSFDGKKIQAWIQKPPDFDASKKYPFILQIHGGPHAAYGFTFTHEFQWMAAKGYVVLYTNPRGSTSYGQEFGNIIQYNYPGDDYKDLMAGVDEVLKRGYIDEKRMGVTGGSGGGVLTNWTAGHTQRFAAAVSQRSIADWAGFWYTADFTLFQPTWFRAAPWEDPEDFVKRSPITYVKNITTPMMFIEGEADWRTPPNEGGEVMFRALKYRKIPTVMVRFPNESHELSRSGAPWHRIERLQHIVNWFEKYLQNKPIKIYDVE; encoded by the coding sequence ATGATTCGTCTATTTCGCCTTAACCTCGCTTTTTCATGCTTGCTGATTATCGTTCTTTCTTTGCCTGTGCCTTTATTTGCGGCAGACAAACGAAACCTTACGGAAATGGATTTATTCAAATTCGTATGGATTGCCGACCCGCAGATTTCGCCTGATGGTTCGCGGGTCGCTTTCGTAAAGGTCTGGGTCAATCAAAAAGCTGACCGTTACGAATCGGCGCTGTGGATTACTTCAACAGCAGACGGTCAGCCAAGACAACTGAGCGCGGGACCGCGCGACGCGAGTCCGCGTTGGTCTCCCGATGGCAAAATGCTTGCCTTCATTCGTTCGCCGGAAAAAGAAGGACGTCCGCAACCGCCACAGATTTATCTGATGACCTTTGAAGGCGGCGAAGCGCAACCGCTTACGGAGATACCGCGTGGCGCAGGCAGTTTTGACTGGTCTCCCAACGGCAAAATGATAGTCTTTCAAAGTTCGGAAGAGATGAAAAAAGCCAAGCCTGCAAGCGAAGGCAGCAGCAAAGAAAAACCGACGGAACGCACCAGCGATGTGCGGGTGATTAATCGCGCCACTTATCGGTTCAATGGCGCGGGCTACCTCAATGCCCAATCCCGGTCGCATCTCTGGACGGTAAGAATTCCTACAGTCCCAGGTGAAATATCCACGCCGAATCAAATCACCAGAGGCAATTTCGATGAAGGCAATGCCAGTTGGTCGCCCGATGGTTCGCGGATTTACTTTACCGCCAATCGTGTTGTCGAAACCTATTACGAGCAACCGCGCACAGACCTCTATTCAATTAACTCGGATGGCAGCGATGAAACGAAGGTCTTGAGTTTTGCAGGCGGGATGCGCAATTACGCATTCAGCAACGATGGCAAACGCCTTGCTTTTACCGGCGCGCTTTCCGAGAAACCCGCGTTGTCATACAAACAGCCCGATTTATTTGTCGCTGATAACAGCCTGGGCGCAACCGCGAAAAACCTGACGGCAAATTATGATTTCGATATTGGCGGTGGCATCGGTGGCGACCAGCGCGCGCCGCGAGGTGGCGCTCCCGGCGGCGTCATCTGGAGCAAAGACGACCGCTTCATGTATGTCAACGTCGCAGAACATGGTCGCGCCAACCTAAAACGCATTGATGCAGCAAGCGGCAAAGTCGATATACTCACCAAAGGCGACCACGAAGTTCAAGCTTATACGGCAAGTGCGGATGGCTCGAAATTCGTGGCGTTAATTTCCAATTCAGTTAATATTGGCGACCTGTTTTTGCTTGAGACGGCGTCGGGAAAACTCACGCAGCTTACCCATATCAACAACGAACTGTTTTCAACATTAAATCTCACTCACCCGGAAGAAATCTGGTACACCAGTTTTGACGGCAAAAAAATTCAAGCGTGGATTCAAAAGCCACCCGATTTCGATGCCTCGAAAAAATATCCCTTCATTCTGCAAATACACGGCGGTCCCCATGCAGCCTACGGGTTTACCTTCACCCATGAATTTCAATGGATGGCGGCGAAAGGTTACGTCGTGCTTTACACCAATCCGCGAGGCAGCACCTCTTACGGGCAGGAGTTCGGCAACATCATTCAGTACAACTATCCCGGCGATGATTATAAAGATTTGATGGCGGGCGTTGATGAAGTGTTAAAGCGCGGCTACATCGACGAAAAACGCATGGGCGTCACAGGTGGCAGCGGCGGCGGTGTTTTAACCAATTGGACAGCCGGGCATACGCAACGTTTCGCGGCAGCGGTGTCGCAACGCTCAATCGCGGATTGGGCGGGCTTCTGGTACACGGCGGATTTCACGCTCTTTCAACCGACGTGGTTTCGCGCCGCGCCCTGGGAAGACCCTGAAGATTTCGTCAAACGTTCGCCGATTACTTATGTGAAAAATATTACGACGCCGATGATGTTTATCGAAGGCGAAGCCGATTGGCGCACGCCTCCGAATGAAGGCGGCGAAGTGATGTTTCGCGCCTTGAAGTATCGCAAGATTCCCACGGTGATGGTGCGTTTTCCGAATGAATCGCATGAATTGTCGCGTTCGGGCGCGCCCTGGCATCGCATCGAACGCTTGCAGCACATCGTCAACTGGTTTGAAAAATATCTGCAAAACAAACCCATCAAAATTTACGATGTGGAGTAG
- a CDS encoding DUF3089 domain-containing protein has translation MLKKFLIALTLALNFTIASTAIAQEHNKPLQPKNDYSQGETWLCRPGRDDACKVDLSTTVVAANGKLTKEIFKPNPKAPIDCFYVYPTVSNDPTPNSDMVAGTEEKAVIQVQFARFASECRVFAPLYRQVTLTALRAGIAGKPMPVDRALGYNDVLDAWNYYLQNDNQGRGVVLIGHSQGSGVLTQLIRNEIDGKPVQERIISALLLGTNLPVPKGKDVGGAFQKMPLCRSSKQTGCVIAYASFRESVPPPANSRFGRVAGENMMAACVNPAALGGGSGELHAYLSARGRSFSSSAEPPAWVTPAKTIDTPFVSLPGLLTAECLANDKGSYLAVKVHGNPQDPRTDNIAGDVVTNGQVMMDWGLHLIDVHLAIGNLIDVVHEQGKTYLATKKKK, from the coding sequence ATGCTCAAAAAATTTCTCATTGCTTTAACTTTGGCTCTCAATTTCACTATCGCCTCAACCGCAATCGCGCAGGAACACAACAAACCCCTGCAACCTAAAAATGATTACAGCCAAGGCGAAACCTGGCTTTGTCGTCCGGGAAGAGATGATGCCTGCAAAGTTGATTTATCCACGACGGTGGTTGCCGCAAATGGCAAGTTGACCAAAGAGATTTTCAAACCCAACCCGAAAGCGCCTATCGATTGTTTTTATGTTTATCCGACGGTTTCCAATGACCCGACGCCCAACAGCGACATGGTTGCCGGCACCGAAGAAAAAGCGGTGATTCAAGTACAGTTCGCGCGCTTTGCTTCCGAGTGTCGCGTATTTGCGCCGCTTTATCGCCAAGTTACCTTGACTGCCCTACGCGCCGGAATTGCCGGAAAGCCCATGCCGGTTGACCGCGCGCTTGGTTATAACGATGTGCTTGATGCCTGGAACTATTATCTGCAAAACGACAACCAAGGTCGCGGCGTTGTGTTAATCGGTCATTCGCAAGGTTCAGGCGTACTCACACAACTGATTCGTAACGAAATTGACGGCAAGCCGGTGCAGGAGCGCATTATTTCAGCGTTGTTGCTGGGCACCAATCTTCCTGTGCCGAAAGGAAAAGATGTCGGCGGCGCATTTCAAAAGATGCCGCTTTGCCGGTCGTCAAAACAGACGGGTTGTGTGATTGCTTATGCTTCGTTTCGCGAAAGCGTGCCGCCGCCCGCCAATTCACGATTTGGTCGCGTGGCGGGCGAAAATATGATGGCGGCTTGCGTCAACCCTGCGGCGCTTGGCGGTGGCAGCGGCGAGTTGCACGCCTATCTTTCGGCGCGGGGTCGCAGTTTCAGTTCATCGGCTGAACCACCGGCATGGGTGACACCCGCAAAAACGATTGATACGCCTTTTGTGAGCCTCCCCGGTTTGCTTACGGCTGAGTGCCTAGCCAATGACAAAGGCTCATATCTTGCGGTCAAAGTTCATGGCAATCCACAAGACCCGCGCACCGATAACATCGCCGGTGATGTGGTTACCAACGGACAGGTGATGATGGATTGGGGCTTGCATTTAATCGATGTACATCTGGCTATAGGCAACTTGATTGACGTTGTGCATGAGCAGGGCAAAACCTATCTGGCAACAAAAAAGAAAAAGTAA
- a CDS encoding HEAT repeat domain-containing protein yields MPSRKLNLSIFASAILLVSLIIPVLAENQSIETLLAYLKSPVTETREDAARKLGERRARDPHVVDALAVAARRDEDKDVRIEAIKSLGLIKDLSATADMIDALTDANKEVRHITVRSLVALYTEHNIDFITNHRKGWNRLNPFMDTDDREIIEPYAAVDPAIIKALGETARSDFDREVRLAAIRGLGVLRGRDAVPQLADALNADQNVRVDVIRAMIKIGDPESGRYLVPFFRDSNEEVRTQAIFATGFLKYRGAVQPLMSLYGRGEESKGALKTMKDVFTGSAPPRDKAALYALALIGDDRAEQIFLENLNDKDSERRRYSVEGLARIADKKYADQLSRMLLIEKNGDVKLALNWALYKMGEREQIRNIAPKLSTGQSEQAYGYLMETEYISDLYPYARSANLEVRHKTIEILGKIGDKATIAELEPIATTSGVETANNATLAIKRIEWRIAGKPRASDEVLRKQTRPRRAANPQ; encoded by the coding sequence ATGCCTTCAAGGAAATTAAATTTGTCTATTTTCGCGTCAGCCATTTTGCTTGTCTCCCTCATCATTCCGGTATTGGCTGAAAATCAATCTATTGAAACCTTACTGGCTTATTTAAAAAGTCCGGTTACGGAAACGCGTGAGGATGCTGCGCGCAAATTGGGCGAACGTCGGGCGCGCGACCCGCATGTGGTCGATGCGCTGGCGGTTGCCGCGCGTCGTGATGAAGACAAAGATGTGCGCATCGAGGCGATAAAATCTCTCGGTTTAATTAAAGATTTATCGGCAACCGCTGATATGATTGATGCGCTCACAGATGCCAACAAAGAGGTGCGCCACATCACGGTGCGCTCGCTGGTAGCGCTTTATACCGAACACAATATTGATTTCATCACCAACCATCGCAAAGGCTGGAATCGTTTAAATCCGTTTATGGACACCGATGATCGGGAAATCATCGAGCCATATGCTGCCGTCGATCCGGCAATCATTAAAGCCTTAGGCGAAACCGCGCGCAGCGATTTCGACCGCGAAGTTCGACTCGCGGCAATTCGCGGGCTTGGTGTATTGCGCGGACGCGACGCGGTGCCGCAACTCGCGGATGCGTTGAATGCCGACCAGAATGTTCGCGTGGACGTGATTCGCGCAATGATTAAAATCGGAGACCCTGAATCAGGTCGCTATCTGGTGCCGTTTTTCCGCGATTCCAATGAAGAGGTTCGCACTCAGGCAATTTTTGCCACGGGCTTTTTAAAATATCGCGGCGCAGTGCAACCGTTGATGTCATTGTATGGTCGCGGCGAAGAGAGCAAAGGCGCATTAAAGACCATGAAAGATGTGTTCACGGGTTCTGCGCCGCCGCGTGATAAAGCCGCGCTCTATGCCCTGGCGTTAATCGGTGATGATCGCGCTGAACAGATTTTTCTCGAAAATCTGAATGATAAAGACAGCGAACGTCGCCGCTACAGTGTCGAAGGGCTGGCGCGCATTGCCGATAAAAAGTATGCCGATCAGTTATCAAGAATGTTGCTGATTGAAAAGAATGGCGATGTGAAACTGGCACTGAACTGGGCGCTTTACAAAATGGGCGAACGCGAACAAATTCGCAATATCGCGCCAAAACTTTCAACCGGGCAAAGCGAACAGGCTTATGGTTACTTGATGGAAACCGAATATATCTCTGACCTCTATCCTTACGCGCGTTCCGCAAATCTGGAAGTTCGTCATAAAACCATCGAGATTCTCGGCAAAATCGGCGATAAAGCGACCATCGCTGAACTTGAACCGATAGCCACGACTTCGGGTGTGGAAACCGCAAACAATGCGACGCTTGCCATCAAACGCATCGAATGGCGCATTGCCGGGAAACCGCGCGCCAGTGATGAAGTTTTACGTAAACAGACGCGCCCGCGCCGCGCCGCCAATCCCCAATAA
- a CDS encoding DUF4388 domain-containing protein, translated as MMEGNLADNHLVSLIQKACLEGRSASLVLRHRAQEGAIFFMKGEMLHAVLGKTEGEEAFHQLITWHDGFFRIIEQEPLPYRTIHKDWQEVLREAETLNLITLPDDAQVVAKVSASSNFAFVMPEMSEDEQLEFKLIGLLANLERLVVKLSEPKMQKNGEAVLQNLTEMVNQLVDFVMNYKKPLAAQSLLLKNASDDFLQFQPSAKTALCDHCQHQVQTLATFFAKIEEDYQTPSMRDEWREMYEIFLSALNNQLAKVSFV; from the coding sequence ATGATGGAAGGTAATCTCGCGGATAATCATCTGGTAAGTTTGATTCAAAAAGCTTGTCTTGAAGGGCGGTCAGCCAGTCTGGTGTTGCGCCATCGCGCCCAGGAGGGCGCCATCTTTTTTATGAAAGGTGAAATGTTGCATGCCGTTCTTGGCAAAACCGAAGGCGAAGAAGCGTTTCATCAACTCATCACCTGGCATGATGGCTTTTTCCGAATTATCGAACAGGAACCGCTCCCTTACCGCACCATTCATAAAGATTGGCAGGAAGTGTTGCGCGAAGCTGAAACCTTAAACCTCATTACCTTACCGGATGACGCGCAAGTTGTCGCTAAGGTGTCTGCTTCATCGAACTTCGCTTTTGTAATGCCGGAGATGAGTGAAGATGAACAATTGGAATTCAAATTAATTGGCTTGCTTGCCAATTTGGAGCGGTTGGTCGTCAAACTCAGCGAACCGAAAATGCAGAAAAATGGCGAAGCGGTTTTGCAAAACCTTACAGAGATGGTGAATCAATTAGTCGATTTTGTGATGAATTACAAAAAACCGCTGGCGGCACAATCTTTGTTATTGAAAAACGCTTCGGATGACTTTCTGCAATTTCAGCCGAGCGCCAAAACCGCGCTGTGCGATCATTGCCAGCATCAGGTACAAACCCTGGCAACCTTCTTCGCGAAAATCGAAGAAGATTACCAAACGCCGTCGATGCGCGACGAATGGCGGGAGATGTACGAAATCTTTTTAAGCGCGCTCAATAACCAACTGGCAAAAGTCAGTTTTGTTTAA
- a CDS encoding response regulator — MSAIRVQSYLHKGIAAAQAGDAQTARRLLRKTIALAPEDEMAWFWLAYVADSSDDKIFHLRRVLEINPQQQEARSALKKFLFQNGVECAKAMNCLQARAYLLEAAQLDATDEMVWMWLASVADSQAEREAYIAKLLEVNPHNQKVQDWLAKLPSKQTPIIDEPASLPNTEGTQIAAENQALVTTEAAIDEASLAAATCVQTDSSLTAPGNHPVIETSVADKWVCPFCFTEAKKLPPICAGCQAMVSLADIDLNALILKADKRLLLRAIEQYGNEVNLAQNHTALINLGLAYLNMGMLEAATKYFKMALALAVKNPTFPDPLQNLLENLKVYFTQKAKLKNQVQKVVMVVDDSAIMRKLLTVIFTRRGHRVLTAASGIEALAKLKEEMPDFILMDIFMPGMDGYQLCKLIKSNAAMDSIPVVLMSGKDNFFDKVRARVAGASDWIMKPFEPQALLDMMRKHS, encoded by the coding sequence TTGTCAGCCATTCGGGTTCAAAGTTATTTGCATAAAGGCATCGCCGCGGCGCAAGCCGGAGATGCGCAAACCGCGCGTCGCCTGCTCAGAAAAACCATTGCGCTTGCGCCAGAGGATGAGATGGCTTGGTTTTGGCTGGCATACGTCGCCGATTCTTCCGATGACAAAATCTTTCACTTGCGCCGCGTTCTCGAAATCAATCCACAGCAACAGGAAGCTCGCAGCGCGCTAAAAAAATTCTTATTTCAAAATGGCGTTGAATGCGCAAAAGCGATGAATTGCCTGCAAGCGCGCGCCTATCTGCTTGAAGCCGCGCAACTCGACGCCACGGATGAAATGGTTTGGATGTGGCTGGCTTCGGTTGCCGATAGCCAGGCGGAACGCGAGGCTTATATTGCAAAACTGCTTGAAGTCAATCCGCACAATCAAAAGGTGCAAGATTGGTTGGCAAAGTTACCGTCCAAACAAACACCGATAATTGATGAACCCGCAAGCTTGCCAAATACCGAAGGCACTCAAATCGCAGCGGAAAACCAGGCATTGGTTACGACGGAAGCGGCAATTGATGAAGCGTCATTAGCAGCGGCTACTTGTGTGCAAACCGATTCAAGCCTGACCGCACCCGGCAATCATCCGGTCATAGAAACTTCCGTAGCCGATAAATGGGTTTGTCCGTTTTGTTTTACCGAAGCCAAAAAACTGCCGCCAATTTGTGCAGGTTGTCAGGCGATGGTATCGCTTGCCGATATTGATTTGAATGCGTTAATCCTGAAAGCCGATAAACGATTATTACTGCGGGCAATCGAGCAATATGGCAATGAGGTAAATCTGGCGCAAAACCACACCGCGTTAATTAACTTGGGATTGGCATATTTAAATATGGGAATGCTGGAAGCGGCGACCAAATATTTCAAAATGGCATTGGCACTCGCAGTCAAAAACCCGACATTTCCTGACCCCCTGCAAAACCTGTTGGAAAATTTGAAGGTTTATTTCACGCAGAAAGCCAAGCTCAAGAATCAGGTTCAAAAGGTCGTGATGGTCGTTGACGACAGCGCCATCATGCGAAAACTATTAACCGTCATTTTCACGCGCCGCGGGCACCGCGTACTCACCGCCGCAAGCGGCATTGAAGCGTTGGCGAAACTGAAAGAAGAGATGCCCGATTTTATTTTGATGGATATTTTCATGCCCGGCATGGATGGTTACCAGCTCTGTAAATTAATTAAAAGCAATGCAGCGATGGATAGTATTCCTGTGGTGCTGATGAGCGGCAAAGATAATTTCTTTGATAAAGTGCGCGCCAGAGTTGCCGGAGCATCGGATTGGATTATGAAACCTTTTGAACCGCAGGCGCTTTTGGATATGATGCGCAAACACAGTTGA
- a CDS encoding VWA domain-containing protein, with product MFRKPAMHKIFLALWILIILFAPQQPAELEVLAQNKKSTATKTEPQPPQASPEPQDESVQLRSDLVVVNVTVINEAGKYAHGLKVKDFQLSEDKTLQTINSFDAEEAPFAAAILVDMSGSMGYKFSLVRAAAASFVEKIGEDDQVAVFGFNNQVKLMQEFSNVRDITEYIWDAEAKETTKLYDCLNEALGALAERPERRRAILLISDGYDTSSQKASLDSVMKKALQLGVNIYCVDLIDGSEINTSARNSLELLRGRNEMKQFAEQSGAQYINSPNGDNLETAFANIIEELRNQYTLTYYSTNDKRDGKWRTIQVALLNAKFSVRARRGYYAAKK from the coding sequence ATGTTCAGAAAACCGGCGATGCACAAAATTTTTCTTGCCTTATGGATTCTCATCATCCTTTTTGCTCCACAACAACCCGCAGAACTTGAGGTATTGGCGCAAAACAAAAAATCAACTGCGACAAAAACGGAACCGCAACCGCCACAGGCGTCGCCCGAACCGCAGGATGAGTCTGTGCAGTTGCGTTCGGATTTGGTGGTCGTCAATGTGACGGTCATCAATGAGGCAGGCAAATATGCCCACGGGTTGAAGGTTAAAGATTTTCAGTTAAGCGAAGACAAAACCCTGCAAACCATCAATTCTTTCGACGCCGAGGAAGCGCCATTTGCCGCAGCCATTCTGGTGGATATGAGCGGCAGCATGGGTTACAAATTCAGTCTGGTTCGCGCCGCTGCTGCCTCTTTTGTTGAAAAAATCGGTGAAGACGATCAGGTGGCGGTTTTTGGATTTAATAATCAGGTCAAACTCATGCAGGAATTTTCCAATGTGCGCGACATCACCGAATACATCTGGGATGCCGAAGCCAAAGAGACCACCAAGCTTTATGATTGCCTGAATGAGGCGCTCGGTGCCTTGGCGGAAAGACCCGAACGACGGCGCGCCATTTTGTTGATTTCCGATGGCTATGATACCAGCAGTCAAAAAGCTTCGCTTGATTCAGTCATGAAAAAAGCTTTGCAACTGGGCGTAAACATCTATTGCGTCGATTTAATCGATGGCAGTGAAATCAATACCAGCGCCCGTAACAGCCTGGAACTCTTGCGCGGCAGAAACGAGATGAAACAGTTTGCTGAACAGTCCGGCGCACAATATATCAATTCGCCGAACGGCGATAATCTCGAAACCGCTTTTGCCAACATCATTGAAGAACTCCGCAATCAATACACCCTGACCTACTATTCGACTAACGACAAACGTGACGGCAAATGGCGAACCATCCAGGTCGCTTTGCTCAATGCGAAATTCAGCGTGCGGGCGCGACGCGGTTATTACGCCGCAAAAAAATGA